A single genomic interval of Zingiber officinale cultivar Zhangliang chromosome 4A, Zo_v1.1, whole genome shotgun sequence harbors:
- the LOC121971931 gene encoding alcohol acyltransferase 9-like codes for MARPSMEIPDGYCPKDPILVRPSSPTPRHTIYLSNLDDQPFLRFSIKYVYVYRRSVAAEALAASLGKALVEYYPLAGRLVRSPEGGREKLVVNCNAQGAVFAEAHSILTADEFLRGAARPNRSWRKLLYEPTDEERSFIDVPPLLVQVTYLSCGGMILCTAISHCLCDAIGTANFLHAWALLTAKPSAAVPVAAVHDRRLLKPREPPRIEFPHPEFSSQTQECYSIFQLLLSQPLTPVSITFTAAQILHLKKQCVPSLKCTSFEALAWHVWRAWVKALDPPPALRVKLLFSVNVRRRLRPELPGGYFGNAFVMACAETFAAELSGSSARGGIMLVQAAKEGVRDGQVRSVVDLLEERWTRPDLSASLVISPWTKLGLEEVDFGEGRPLHMGPMTSEIYCLFLPVVGDLHAFTLLVSVPQGIAERFHHCCLIQQPDENYINREM; via the exons ATGGCAAGGCCGTCCATGGAGATCCCCGACGGCTATTGCCCCAAAGATCCCATCTTGGTGCGCCCTAGTAGCCCCACGCCGCGCCACACTATATACCTTTCCAATCTCGACGACCAGCCCTTCTTGCGCTTCTCCATCAAGTACGTCTACGTCTACCGGCGGTCGGTGGCGGCGGAGGCCCTCGCGGCCTCTTTAGGCAAGGCGCTCGTGGAGTACTACCCCCTCGCTGGCCGGCTGGTCCGGAGCCCGGAAGGAGGCAGAGAGAAGCTTGTGGTGAACTGCAATGCCCAGGGAGCGGTTTTCGCCGAGGCCCACTCCATCCTCACCGCCGACGAGTTCCTTCGAGGCGCCGCCCGTCCCAACCGATCCTGGAGGAAGCTCCTGTATGAGCCAACGGACGAAGAACGGAGCTTTATCGATGTCCCACCACTCCTGGTTCAG GTGACGTACTTGAGCTGCGGCGGCATGATACTCTGCACGGCGATCAGCCACTGCCTCTGCGACGCCATCGGCACGGCGAACTTCTTGCACGCGTGGGCGCTGCTCACGGCCAAACCCAGCGCTGCTGTCCCCGTCGCCGCCGTCCACGACCGCCGCCTCTTAAAGCCTCGAGAGCCGCCGCGGATCGAGTTCCCCCACCCCGAGTTCAGTAGCCAAACACAGGAGTGCTACAGCATCTTCCAGCTCCTCCTTTCTCAGCCGCTCACCCCTGTTTCGATCACCTTCACGGCCGCCCAAATCCTCCACCTCAAGAAGCAGTGCGTGCCGTCGCTCAAGTGCACCTCCTTCGAGGCGCTCGCGTGGCACGTGTGGCGCGCGTGGGTCAAGGCACTAGACCCTCCGCCGGCGCTCCGCGTGAAGCTCCTCTTCTCGGTCAACGTGCGCCGGCGGCTGAGGCCGGAGCTCCCCGGCGGCTACTTCGGGAACGCGTTCGTAATGGCCTGCGCGGAGACATTTGCGGCGGAGCTGTCCGGCTCGAGCGCCCGCGGTGGGATCATGCTGGTGCAAGCAGCCAAGGAGGGAGTGCGCGACGGCCAAGTCCGGTCCGTGGTGGATCTGCTGGAGGAGCGTTGGACGCGGCCGGACTTGTCGGCGAGCCTGGTGATCTCGCCGTGGACTAAGCTGGGGCTGGAGGAGGTGGACTTCGGGGAGGGCCGGCCGCTCCACATGGGCCCCATGACCAGCGAGATCTACTGCTTGTTCCTGCCGGTGGTCGGAGACTTGCATGCCTTCACCCTGCTCGTGTCAGTGCCGCAGGGGATCGCGGAGAGGTTCCACCATTGCTGTTTGATACAGCAGCCGGATGAAAACTACATAAACAGAGAGATGTAA
- the LOC121971932 gene encoding cyclin-T1-2-like, producing MGEPFGGSLDRGMVNGGSNTEDELHHMYRSSWYFNKEEIEKNSPSRKDGIDKMKESQLRMFYCSFLRDIGIKLRLPQVTTATAIVYCHRFYLHQSHAENDWQTVATACMFLASKVEETPCRLDKIVVIAYETMHKSDPSAAGRIREKATFQKQKDLVLIGERVLLSTIRFDFNVLHPYKPLLEALKKFGITQREVRQTAWNLVNDWLWTTFYVQYKPHYIAASSLFLAAKLHNIKLPSERGYVWWHEFDIIPRQLEGAIQEMCQLLQCNRKSSVTSFGQPVQAPVAINEKQFSSSPDSVLRTTCISSNSSSQDSNADLNSHKHTDLDCHIQTNFSSSEKKKIYLECRTGPQCHKTGTDIPTAAAKHNGTSVDKQSMRKREHIQSMFGEIDKDRIQATIKRKREREVPVVEPSSKKQLCIH from the exons ATGGGAGAGCCCTTTGGGGGCTCTTTAGATCGAGGAATGGTAAATGGAGGTTCAAATACAGAAGACGAATTGCACCACATGTACAGGTCAAGCTGGTATTTTAATAAGGAAGAGATAGAAAAGAACTCTCCCTCGAGGAAAGATGGTATTGACAAGATGAAGGAATCACAACTACGAATGTTCTACTGTTCATTCCTTAGGGATATTGGCATCAAGCTTCGCCT ACCACAAGTCACCACTGCAACAGCAATTGTATATTGTCATCGCTTCTATCTCCATCAATCCCATGCAGAGAATGATTGGCAG ACTGTTGCAACTGCATGCATGTTCCTTGCCTCCAAAGTAGAAGAGACACCATGTCGTTTGGACAAGATTGTCGTCATTGCATATGAGACAATGCATAAAAGTGATCCTAGTGCTGCAGGGAGAATTCGTGAAAAG gcTACCTTCCAGAAACAAAAGGATCTTGTTTTGATTGGGGAAAGAGTGCTTCTATCAACAATTCGATTTGATTTCAATGTGCTTCATCCTTACAAGCCACTTCTCGAAGCTCTGAAGAAATTTGGGATTACTCAAAGAGAAGTTAGGCAAACTGCATGGAACCTTGTGAATGACTG GCTTTGGACAACATTTTACGTACAATATAAGCCCCACTATATAGCAGCCAGTTCTCTTTTTCTTGCCGCTAAGCTCCATAATATAAAGCTTCCTTCAGAAAGGGGTTATGTCTGGTGGCATGAATTTGATATTATCCCTCGCCAATTAGAAG GGGCAATTCAGGAAATGTGTCAACTTTTGCAATGCAATCGAAAATCCTCTGTAACTTCGTTCGGGCAGCCAGTACAAGCTCCTGTAGCAATCAACGAGAAGCAGTTCTCAAGCAGTCCTGATTCTGTTTTAAGGACAACATGCATCTCCAGTAACAGCTCAAGTCAAGATTCTAATGCTGATCTTAACAGCCATAAACACACAGATTTAGATTGTCATATCCAAACTAACTTCTCAAGTTCTGAGAAAAAAAAGATTTATTTGGAGTGTAGAACGGGACCTCAGTGCCATAAGACTGGTACTGACATTCCAACTGCTGCTGCTAAGCATAATGGTACATCAGTGGATAAACAATCAATGAGAAAAAGGGAGCACATACAGAGTATGTTTGGTGAAATCGACAAGGATCGCATTCAAGCAACTATTAAGaggaaaagggaaagagaagttCCAGTGGTCGAACCATCTTCAAAGAAACAATTGTGTATACACTAA